GAGCTAACCGTATTCTGTCGGAAGTAAGGTCAAACAAGGATGCGAATCACGTCAGGGATGGTGAAATCAGTCATCGTTCCATTAACCACGTCACCGTATCGGATGAAGAAATGggtgttgaataaaaaatgaacccGTTCCCACTGGCCAACGTGAGCCCCGCTATCACCTATCATGTAGATGAGACGGATAACACGCTGGTAACCGCCAACCGATTGGAAAGCAGGGATTGTGTTGAGTCAGTAATTTAGATTGAAGTTCGTAGCCTTGTTGTTGCGGTTGCTTGCGGTGTGACACCGTGTTTCGGGTTAACCATTCAGTTTCAACGATTCCGACTGCGGGAAGAGAGAAAAGCACAGGAAATCTTGGAgtcacacacaaccaaacaaattgTGCCTTGACATGGTGTGGCTTAACAAAACATTGGACTTAGCACTagcaattttaaacaaacgtCCAATCCCTCCTTTGTTCCCGTTTTTCCAGACGGAAATAGGAAACGAAAACCTAACAACGACAACGATAGCTGAGCGTCTGTGTTGGTGGAGCCTGGATCCTGTGTGAAGATTAACATTTAAACCTAACAATTAATCAACATCGTATCATAacctaacaaaacaacatgggAAAGGGGTTGTCACAATCAGAATGCATTGTGATTTGCTTAAATCTCTCTGCAGCGAACAACCGTTACAACCCTTCTGAACGCAGTGTGACAAGAATACGGTACTCCTTTCCCGCCTAATATAGCAGTCGCTAAGATCGCACGGATGTGAGTTGAAGGTGAGTGTCATTAGCTAACCCTCAGCGTCTCAGTGTATATTTCTCGTCCCGGGCAAAAGCGGAACAGAGAAAGTGTTGCGGTTCCCTAAAATTTGGCAAGACATCGATTTATTCTAACGCATTCGTTGCGCGATAGAGCTTTTGGATAAATCGCATAATGTATAGTAGTAGTTCATTgtaagttttcttttgttgttttgttttctaaccactattttatgatgattacgtcgttttttccctttgttttgctttgttttaccttttgtAGTGACTTTATCTTTTATGTTGTCCGTTGTAATGGTTTCCACATTtgcgtgttgtgtgtttgtgtcttcttttgttattgatttgtttgtttgttatttttcattgctatatgtgcttgttttttttgtttcttcttcttgttttgctATTCTTATTACCGTAGAGGTTTCTCTTTTCCACCTTCATGTGTTCCTTATGGTTGCTTCATATCGGCATGGCTGTTTGGAaagtttgatgtgtttttgctgctggtggtttCCTGCTGACTGACATGCAGCCTGCCTGTCATCTTTACGAGTTCTTCGCACGAACAGTCCATCTTCAGATACTAGTATACTGCTTCCGAAACCTGCACCTTATGCAGAGAGCAGAATCCTTCTATCTCGTTGTACGGCTTCTACCAGTCAGATTTACCATCATTCCAACATTGGTTAAGTAAAATACGTAGCatcattctttttttccttttacaaCAGTTCTGAAATCTCGTCTCAACCTGCTTGCGCCCttgcctctctctctctctctatctctcttccCATTCTCCCGGAAGTCACGAGCCACAGTCATTAAACATTTGGACAactatttagtttttaaaagcATATGCATCAACAGTGAGTGTCGTGTTCCTCCTAGCGCCGATATTATCACCTACCAAAATCCCAACAGTCTATCGGATTTCTTGTGTTTACAGTAGTAGCTTTACTGTCAGCTTGGTTTGCATCATGATCTCTTCCACCGAACATTGATGTTATTGTTGCTGCGTTAGATTACGCTTATCGTCTGTTCCAAATACTCTTCCTTATTCGTGCTGGCGGGGATTTCCCCACAATGTCAACAATGTCTACCATTTCTCTTTTACTGTCTCATTTTGTTAACGTTCCTCTCCTCAGCTCCAACCTGGTAGACACTCTAAGCCCGAATTTCACTCACGTTCCCGTTCAACATTCGTTACGCATCGCTGGTATCTATAGCTtcttaaaaacaaattgtgaGGAGGAATAAACACAGCCATGTCTCAGtaattagattttttgtttgttttgtttttttgtctctcatCCTGATGTTCTATTTCTTCGCCAGCATCGCTTCGCTGCCTCTCACCATATAATTCCCGCAGTTGTCTACATCTAGATATATTTATACGTCGCAGCACATCTTAACGTTTCGATCGTTCGATTTTTCATCTGTTCTACGTCCCAACTCCCGACTCACCCGAACCACCCCATCCGTACACGCACCGTGCCAAGGGAGGGCTTCCGATAAATAAACGAAGCCACAGCTTCAAACATTCATTcccaaaatatatttatacgtGTATGTATAGATCTGTAGCTTTCTAGCGCTTCGTAACGGGTGTGCTCATCGTCGGATCTTTACTTTGCGGGCACTTTTGCTTGAAGTGAATTTCAAGAGACGGTTTACGCGTGCAAACTTTCTGTGagatcctgttttttttttttgttgttgcgacTTCGTGCGTGTCCCATCCCATCTTTCATTACAACGTTTTGTCGTCATTTGTCTTGTCTATTAACGCGGCGCTAGAAAGTTATTGATTGATTCCGGGTcgtttggtgttgttgctttaCTGGTGCCCACAATCAATTGAGCAACACCCGCTACCCAAACATTCCATCGCGAGATTTAACCGCGCGACAATTTAAGCGTGCGAATGAATCCACACACTTTGATCTTTGCttgttccttgttttttgtttcagcttttttttcgttttagtttttcttATGTAAACAGCAGTCTTCAAAtacatgtttttctttacaaattatttacaacatttgccggcgcacacacacccgttcAGGGTCGTTGTTCCAGCAGGGATCAGTTAAAATGTTGCCCTTGTGTATCATCTTCATCGTACGGGCGAGATAAAAACGATTGCTAAGTACATGCAGATCTGTGCTTGTTCCTTGTGGCACAAAAACAACAGGACGCATCCGTAGTTTTTGGGAGTGTTGGGGTAGACTTTGTCTATGGGATGGTTGCTTTAGTGATACGGACAGGCATGGCAcaaaccagcaccagcacgagGATAATTTGCATCTTGGATTATCTGGCGCCTTGCGCGGTCCTGGTGATGTGAACCCGGCGATTGTTAAGTGCAAGCGCAGatgcaaagcaaaaatacacattGAAAGGAAAGACTAGCACACCGGAAGTAGACACTACACAGTCACGCACGCACGGACATACACCATCAGTTACATCGAAATGAACACGTTCCCGCGCAAGTGTCTGGCGGGATGAATTGCTTGTTGTCGTTAAGTGGTTTGCCCGGTTCGATTGTCCCGTGCTCGGTGTgcgacacacaaaacaaatgcacacaaaatTGTTCACTCCTGTTCACGCTCGCTACAATCACAGTGATCATTACCGCCCCCTGTACTGGAGGCGGACCTGTTTCCTCCCGCGTTAAACAAATCAGGGAAATCCCCGAAATAAACTTTTGCTAAGGATGATGTCGATTGGCGATGCGTTCGTAATTGAAGCAGCAAAAGATCCCCAATTGCCCATCACATTGCAGACACTGCAAACGCGAGCGTCGTGCAAATATCACTCGAGTGTCGAAACACGACAAGAAACTGTGGGTTCTggagtgtttaatttttaataaaaacatgaaatgaaaaacacaaatcacGCTACTTTAAGAGCAGAGTGCAAAAGACACTGCTCCCAAGGTGCAAACATTGAACTCGATCACATAAACTGAACATGCTTTGTCCACGTGCTAACACTTGGTGAACCTGGGGAGGGAACCGTTTGCGAatgttgtgtgtggtttttttttcacgatcttcttgtgtactttttttgtttttgtttttcgttcatttttttcaaatattattgTTCGCTTGCCTGATTGATGCATTTTCGTAAAATACTTCCAATTTATATTTCCACGGTTTTATAAACATACAGATATTTGAAATTTGCACGCTACGCAATATAATTCTTTTCTTGTACTACAagtttttcctcttccttttaAGTGCCTCCTTCCTTCTCtttcaaatgtttgcttccACTTCCGTTAGATTTTATGATTTGTgtttgtaagtttttttttctgtatcatTAGTTTATCATTTTAACCTTCcgtaaatattgttaaaatcCTTCTCATCGCCAATTGGCTATTTTAGCGTTTTCTGCGTTGGTTTAAAGGGTTTCATAATGAGTGAAACACTGCACGTTTTGGGTGGTATTGAACGACGGCGTTCAAGACGCAGTTGCAGCACTGCAAGCACGCATTGAGAATCGTTACTCTGAACGTGACCCCCATCCGTTACGTGTGTTAATTATGCCATCGATGAGCGACGGCATTTCATCAGAATgtaaaagaacaacaaacaaacttgcGAAAGATTCTCTCCAATTTTCGACCTGTAATGCATCCTTGTCTAATGATTTGTTATCGATTTGTGGCTTATGCATGATCTCTCATTTCTTCGCGTTTCACAGTCACAGCCACCGAAGGGTTCAGCAACTTACGCTATTAATGATCATCGCTCGACGCCCTCTTCCAGCAGCAGTcctggctgacacgggtagtaATAGTAACAAAGATCTCCAGCGACAGCGTACACGTATGATGGTGTAGGTGAGGCTGGTGACAGGGATGCTGTCGCGGTTGGTTGCAAATCGGCCGCAGAAATCGATAGGGTTGGGGTCGGGATGGGTTGCTGTCTTCCGGAAGATGTCCCATCGTTCACCACGCAGGACGACTGTGGAAGTAGTGGCGCTGAAAGACGACACGCGTACGGACACTCCGGTGCGATGGGTGCGCCACCAGTTGTTGACGGTGGAGCTAGTAGCGATGGTAACGGCGACGGTGCTGGCTGGGTGGATGGTGGGGATGGTGATGTTTCGGCGGCTAACTCCGGCGAATGGTCGGTGCCTGCAATGCTGATAATGCTACCCGGGCCTGCCACCGACGGCAGCGGGCTCACCAATCACGTCGTTATCCAGCTGTTACACGTACACTGGGTGTAGGGAATGAGCGGTGCGTAGTAGATTCCGTTCGCGTACAGCAGTCCCGGCTGCGGGGCCAGCGCGATTGCCTGCGTCTGGGTGATCGCCGCCGACTGTTGCGTCTGCTGCTGCGACTGCTGGGATTGTACTTGCTGTGCCGATGTCGGACACTGTGGAGAtgcttgttgtgtttgttgctgctgctgctgttgctgctgttgggatTGCGCCtggtgttgatggtgatggttcGGCGAATGGGCCATCAGCGTGGGTGACTGCGGGGAGAGCTGCTGCGGTGACAGCGACAGATGGGACATTTGCGTCTGGAGCTGAAGCGTTgtatgctgttgctgctgagtgTGAGCGGCCGCCGACTGTACATTGGCCGCTGCGGTGGCCGTGCTGATCAGACCGGCcgaatgttgctgctgctgctggtcgcGGTAGAAGATCTCCATTGCGAGGGACTCGATCAGCATGAGCGTTTGGCGACGCTCGTGCCCCATCAGACACACGGTTGACTGTTCGACTACCTCGAATAAATGCATCAGGTACTGGTGCTGCAGGTGTTCCTCGCCCTCGTCGAAGAAATGGTTCTTCAAGTACGATTCCAGCTTGCTGCGCTGCTGCCCGATGTCCGGGAAGTCGATGAAGAACCGCGAGCACATGTACCGTTCGAGCGTCTTGATGCGCTGCGGATCGACCGGCATGTAGTTCCGCACCAGCAGGTTACAGTATTTGAGCAGACCGCCACCGCGGATCTCCTCCGGTTGGCGCGTCGAGATCAGCTTCTTCTGCAGATGGTAGAGCGCCTCCTGGAAGTCGCCGTACACCGACTCACCGACGACGGTCGGATAAAAGTTCTCCGTGATCATCGGCATCTCGGCGCAGTCgtaaaacagcagcagcgaatCGAGCACGATCTGGAACGAGTCCACGCTGAACTCAAACTGACGGCGCATCGTATCGACAAACTTCAGCTCCA
This Anopheles marshallii chromosome 3, idAnoMarsDA_429_01, whole genome shotgun sequence DNA region includes the following protein-coding sequences:
- the LOC128712702 gene encoding terminal nucleotidyltransferase 5C, producing MNYMAVLFILPLCLFSLQCGTLKVPDSYSQRIMDSYHVQTHQQNSYGSNCSNATSRHGAGTGATTTTLYTTPHAYPVATFNYATMSYAHSEGGSVSPPPSPRSNSSNSSAYSSASSTAASLSVSSGSSSSSSSASSTSSSSSCISSAGSETGASYEHLDISAQRLAVLSFEQVMKLNDVMNEPVSIHGRGNFPTLEVKLKDLVNIVREKLETDVVAGGAGMTVKDIRLNGGAASHVLASEPQPYNDLDLIFAVDFSTSRSYDRVKSAVLSSLLDLMPEGVVRRKITQCSLKEAYVGKMVKVNSDGDRWSLISLGNSPGHKNVELKFVDTMRRQFEFSVDSFQIVLDSLLLFYDCAEMPMITENFYPTVVGESVYGDFQEALYHLQKKLISTRQPEEIRGGGLLKYCNLLVRNYMPVDPQRIKTLERYMCSRFFIDFPDIGQQRSKLESYLKNHFFDEGEEHLQHQYLMHLFEVVEQSTVCLMGHERRQTLMLIESLAMEIFYRDQQQQQHSAGLISTATAAANVQSAAAHTQQQQHTTLQLQTQMSHLSLSPQQLSPQSPTLMAHSPNHHHQHQAQSQQQQQQQQQQTQQASPQCPTSAQQVQSQQSQQQTQQSAAITQTQAIALAPQPGLLYANGIYYAPLIPYTQCTCNSWITT